AGGACCTGCTTGCCGAATCTTCAGCAGGCAAGCCAGATTTGTTAATCAATTTTAACACAAGGGGGAAGTTCCGTTTTAATATTTAATTTTTGATTTTGTATTACACAACTTGTTGTGTTTTAAGTGGTTTCGCACTAAGTCAATACCATTCATTTGTGCTCTCTGACCACGCTAAACAGGTACGGGGCAAAGCCCCAGAACATCTTCCTTAATTTTCTAGCTGCACAGGTCGAAATTTTTTTTATTTTTCCCTTGACAAAAAGAGGAATATTATGGTAAAATTTACAATAGACAGAAATGAATTTCTTTTAAAAGAAAAAAGGAGAGAGATAAATGAAAAAAGTAACTATTTTAATGTTAAGTGGACTACTGATTTTAGGACTATCTAAAATAGTATATTCACAAGAAGAAGAGGTATTATCTCAGAAAATACCTAATATTGGGGTTGTTGATGGAAAACGCATCTTTGAGGAACATCCAGAGGCTAAAAAGGCACAAGAATTGTTAAAAAAAGAGTTAAATGAAAGAAAAAAAGAGTTGGAAACCCGCTCTAAAGAAATTAGAAGATTAGAAGAGAGCCTGAAATCAAATCTTTTGTTAAGTGATGAGGAAAGGGCTAAAATTGAAAAAGAAATTGACAAAAAGAAAGAAGAAGCAATTAAATATAGCCAGGAGGCTGAAGAATATCTAAATGAAAAAGAAGAAGAACTAACCAGGGGAATATCAGAAAAGATATATCGACTTATTAAAGTAACCGCACAGGAAAAAGGCATAGATATTATTCTAGAGAATAATTATGTCTTATATGCGGATGAGACGCTGGATATTACTGATGATGTCATTGCCAAATTTAAACCAAAGCCGGCGACGGAAAAGACAACAACTCCTTTAGAAAAATAATGACCAAAACCTTAGATGAAATTGCTAAGTTTGTAAATGGGAAAATAATAGGTGATAAAAATATACCTATTTCTCGAATAGCATCCCTTGACCAGGCTAAAAAAGGGGATATAACATTTATCACTTCTGAAAAAGAATTAAAAAAAACTCAACCGGATAAAATTCTTGCCTCAGCCATAATCCTGCCGGAAGATAAAGATACTATTTTATGTGCGAAAATTATTGTCGATAATCCTAAATTAGCCCTGTCAAAATTACTTGAACTTTTCATCCCAACCATTAGACCTTCTGAAGAAATAGACCCAACCGCAATTATTGGAAAAGATGTTGAAATAGGTAAAAAAGTTAGTGTGGGTGCTTATTGTGTCATTGGCGATTCTGCAAAAATAAAGGATAATGTTAGCCTCTATCCTTTGACATCCATTGGAAATGAGGTGGTTATTGGCAAAAATTCTGTTATTCATTCCAATGTAACAATTTATGAAAAAGTAATGCTGGGCGAAGGCGTCATTATTCACAGTGGGTCGGTAATTGGGAGTGATGGCTTTGGGTATGTTAAAACGGATAATAACCAGTATGTAAAAATCCCGCAGAAGGGAAATGTCCTGATTGAAGATGATGTGGAGATAGGTGCGTGTGTAACAATTGACCGAGCAACCATTGACTCGACTATTATCGGTCAAGGAACAAAAATTGATAACCTTGTTCATATTGGGCATAATGCCAGAATAGGTAAAAATTGCATTATTGTGGCTCAAGTAGGTATTTCAGGTAGTGTGACGATAGAAGATAATGTAACTTTAGCAGGCCAATCTGGAGTCTCAGACCATGTGGTCATTCAAGAAAATACTATCGTTGCCGCTCGGGCTGGCGTAATTAAAAATACAGGACCAAATTTAATTGTCTCTGGATTTCCGGCTCAAGAACATCACCAGGAGATAAAAATAAAGGCATTGACTCAGAAACTACCTGAGATAGTTAAGAAAATTAAAGAGTTGGAAAAGAGGATAGAGAAGATTGAAACAGCAAACGATTAAAAAAGAGTTAGAATATTCAGGAATAGGGTTGCATACAGGGAAAAATATCCAGTTAATCTTCAAACCTGCTATTGTAGATAACGGAATTGTTTTTGTTCGTAAAGATTTACCGGGTAATCCTAGAATAAAAACCTGCTTGAAAAATGTCAATAAGACCTCAAGAGAACTTAGTCTGAAAGAGAATGAAGCAGAGGTTCATACCGTAGAACATTTATTGTCTGCATTAATGGGTTTAGGAATTGACAATATTGAAATAGTGATAAATGGTGATGAAGTCCCAATTGGAGATGGAAGTGCCTTGCCTTTTGTTGAACTTCTGAAAGACGAAATTATAAGCCAGGATAAGCCTAAAAAGATATTTTGTCCTAACCAGCCCTGTTGGATTTCTATGAAAGATAAACACATAGTCCTTTTACCGACAGATGAATTGAGAATTACCTATACTATTTATTTTGACCACCCTTTAATCAAGGCACAATTTGCCGATTTTGTTATTACAAAAGAGGTATTTATAAAAGAAATTGCTCCGGCAAGAACATTTGGCTTCTTACAAGAAGTAAAAACTCTCTATGCCCAGGGACTGGCTAAAGGTGGAAGTCTGGATAATGCAATTATT
The DNA window shown above is from bacterium and carries:
- a CDS encoding OmpH family outer membrane protein, producing the protein MKKVTILMLSGLLILGLSKIVYSQEEEVLSQKIPNIGVVDGKRIFEEHPEAKKAQELLKKELNERKKELETRSKEIRRLEESLKSNLLLSDEERAKIEKEIDKKKEEAIKYSQEAEEYLNEKEEELTRGISEKIYRLIKVTAQEKGIDIILENNYVLYADETLDITDDVIAKFKPKPATEKTTTPLEK
- the lpxC gene encoding UDP-3-O-acyl-N-acetylglucosamine deacetylase; the protein is MKQQTIKKELEYSGIGLHTGKNIQLIFKPAIVDNGIVFVRKDLPGNPRIKTCLKNVNKTSRELSLKENEAEVHTVEHLLSALMGLGIDNIEIVINGDEVPIGDGSALPFVELLKDEIISQDKPKKIFCPNQPCWISMKDKHIVLLPTDELRITYTIYFDHPLIKAQFADFVITKEVFIKEIAPARTFGFLQEVKTLYAQGLAKGGSLDNAIIIGEDRILNDNLRFDNELVRHKILDLIGDFSVLGQPISGHIIAVKSGHELNLKLIRDIVSQDSSNR
- the lpxD gene encoding UDP-3-O-(3-hydroxymyristoyl)glucosamine N-acyltransferase, with amino-acid sequence MTKTLDEIAKFVNGKIIGDKNIPISRIASLDQAKKGDITFITSEKELKKTQPDKILASAIILPEDKDTILCAKIIVDNPKLALSKLLELFIPTIRPSEEIDPTAIIGKDVEIGKKVSVGAYCVIGDSAKIKDNVSLYPLTSIGNEVVIGKNSVIHSNVTIYEKVMLGEGVIIHSGSVIGSDGFGYVKTDNNQYVKIPQKGNVLIEDDVEIGACVTIDRATIDSTIIGQGTKIDNLVHIGHNARIGKNCIIVAQVGISGSVTIEDNVTLAGQSGVSDHVVIQENTIVAARAGVIKNTGPNLIVSGFPAQEHHQEIKIKALTQKLPEIVKKIKELEKRIEKIETAND